The Pseudarthrobacter sp. NS4 genome includes a window with the following:
- a CDS encoding 3-hydroxybutyrate dehydrogenase, protein MEHNLNGRKALVTGGASGIGAACVRELASRGAKVVVADVDSAGAATLADEVGGTAWAVDLLDVDSLATLSLDCDILVNNAGIQRISPIQEFDPVHFRRILTLMLEAPFLLIRAALPHMYANKFGRIINVSSVHGIRASPFKSAYVSAKHGLEGLSKVTALEGGEHGVTSNCINPGYVRTPLVEKQLADQASVHGIPESEVLAKVMLTESAIKRLVEPEEVASLVAWLSSSHAGMVTGASYTMDGGWSAR, encoded by the coding sequence ATGGAACACAACTTGAATGGGCGCAAGGCACTTGTCACCGGCGGTGCCAGCGGCATCGGCGCTGCGTGCGTGCGGGAACTTGCGTCCCGCGGGGCGAAGGTGGTGGTGGCCGACGTCGACTCCGCCGGTGCCGCAACCCTCGCCGATGAGGTGGGCGGCACCGCCTGGGCCGTGGACCTGCTGGACGTGGACTCACTCGCCACCCTGAGCCTGGACTGCGACATCCTGGTGAACAACGCCGGGATCCAGCGCATCAGCCCCATCCAGGAGTTCGATCCCGTCCACTTCCGGCGGATCCTCACCCTGATGCTGGAGGCGCCGTTCCTGCTCATCCGGGCAGCCCTGCCGCACATGTATGCCAATAAGTTCGGGCGCATTATCAATGTGTCCTCGGTGCACGGCATCCGCGCCTCCCCGTTCAAGAGTGCCTACGTCTCCGCGAAGCACGGCCTGGAAGGACTAAGCAAGGTGACGGCCCTGGAGGGCGGAGAGCACGGGGTAACCTCCAACTGCATCAATCCCGGCTACGTCCGTACGCCGTTGGTGGAGAAGCAGTTGGCTGACCAGGCCTCGGTACACGGCATCCCGGAATCCGAGGTACTGGCCAAGGTCATGCTCACCGAGTCAGCCATCAAGCGCTTGGTGGAGCCTGAGGAAGTGGCGTCGCTGGTTGCCTGGCTTTCGTCCAGCCATGCCGGCATGGTCACCGGCGCCAGCTACACC